Genomic segment of Steroidobacter denitrificans:
TTCGCACCAGATACGTATTCGCCATTGGTTTTTCGGCGCTTCAATTTGACAAATACAAGTCGCGATAGAGGTTGATATACGCGTCTCCCATCGATTTCGATGAGAATCGTTCGGACAATTCTGCTTTTGCCGTTGCAGCCAACGATAGTCGAAACTTATCGTCGTTATATAGGCGAAGTATTGCTGAACGAATTGATAACGGGTTGGCCGGCGGGATCAATAGAGCCGTCCTTTCGTGCTGAAGAACTTCAGCTAATCCGCCTACGTTGCTAGCGCAAACTGGAGTGCCGGCACACACCGCCTCTAGCAGGGTATATGGCAATCCCTCATGCTGCGAAGGTATGAGGAGAAGGTCTGCGTGTGCCGCAAATCTTGCTCCATCTGATCTGAACCCGTGGAAGACAATCGATGCTTCCCGCGGGCCGCGTTTAGCCAAAGTAGTAAGTGTATAGTACAAGGGACCGTCGCCAACAATATGCAACTTGATCTTATCTGGAACGTCCAGATCTTGCATGGCATCAATCGCATATTGCACACCCTTCACATTCTCTAACCGCCCGAGCACCACTAAATTGAAATACTCCTTTGAGAACTCTTCAGGGCGTATAAGATTAGAAATTCGTGAAGAATCTATACCATTATGAATGATCCTAGAGGCCATGCCTTCGTGTTCGGTCAAACAGGATAGCCGTAGTTCCTCGGTTACATAGACAACGGTAGCTTCGACTCGTCGAGAAAGACTGTTCTCGAGTTTTCTATAAACATTGCTAGTCAGCCGCTGTAGCACACTCCCCCTTCCAACTTCAACTCGACCATGCTCGGTCTTTACAAGCGTGAATCCTTTACGAGGGCGTGCCAACGCCGCCAGAATGGTCGCCTTGTAACCATGCGTATGAACAACATTATAGGTTTGTAGAACAGACCGCAGATCGAACAAGGCTTGAAAATCGAAGCGCCTGCCATTTCCGGTTATGTATGGGTCCGCACCCAGCGCTCGTGCTTGTGTAGCCAACTCTCGATCATGCAACAAGATTAGTTTACATGTGATCGATTGATTTTGTAGATGATCGAGTAGGCTAAGAATCTGGCGTTCAGCGCCTCCAAAAAATTCGCCTGGTGCTACAATAGCTAGCTTGAGATTCATTTATTGGATCCTCTTCGCCGTTAACGCATCATCACCGTGTTGCCAATTAGCGACAGCGAAAACAACAGAACAACTGTGGACCCGAATAATTGACATGAGGCTGGTGGTGAATCTGCCTGTCGCATCAAAGATACTATTGCGCGCCCAAAAGTAGCCTTCCATACTCCGTTTCGCTCGAAGGGCAAAGCTGCTGTAAGGCGGTGACGCAAAGCTTCCGGTCAACCGGCCAGCTCACAATTGAGATCTAAGTTGTGGGGTTATTAGAGGGAATGGGTCATGGATCACAGATTTTATTCATGCTTTCTGCTTGAGTGCATACCATTGGTTGGACTGCGTCTTTCAATACCCTTCCCGATTTTATCGTGCGCATCGACACCAAGACCACTTTGAGCCAACTGGCTTAGTAGTTTGGTATTGATAACAGCCACAATTTGAACTGATAGCAAGTTCTGAGAAGTACTCATGACAAAATTTTCCTTATCCACAGGCATGGCTTCGGTCATATGCACCATTAGCTCGATCGTCCTTGTACCCACCACCCAAGCCGCGCCTACAATCACCACTGTCTCTGGAACCGCAGCTCACGGTGAATTGATCACTGTAAGTGGTTCGGGATTTGGCACCCGTGGCGCATATAACAATAGTG
This window contains:
- a CDS encoding glycosyltransferase family 4 protein; the encoded protein is MNLKLAIVAPGEFFGGAERQILSLLDHLQNQSITCKLILLHDRELATQARALGADPYITGNGRRFDFQALFDLRSVLQTYNVVHTHGYKATILAALARPRKGFTLVKTEHGRVEVGRGSVLQRLTSNVYRKLENSLSRRVEATVVYVTEELRLSCLTEHEGMASRIIHNGIDSSRISNLIRPEEFSKEYFNLVVLGRLENVKGVQYAIDAMQDLDVPDKIKLHIVGDGPLYYTLTTLAKRGPREASIVFHGFRSDGARFAAHADLLLIPSQHEGLPYTLLEAVCAGTPVCASNVGGLAEVLQHERTALLIPPANPLSIRSAILRLYNDDKFRLSLAATAKAELSERFSSKSMGDAYINLYRDLYLSN